Proteins encoded by one window of Channa argus isolate prfri chromosome 1, Channa argus male v1.0, whole genome shotgun sequence:
- the srsf4 gene encoding serine/arginine-rich splicing factor 4, producing the protein MSRVYIGRLSYRAREKDVERFFKGYGKILEVDLKNGYGFVEFDDPRDADDAVYDLNGKELCGERVIVEHTKGPRRDGGYGGGRSGYGRWGRDRYGPPIRTDYRLIVENLSSRCSWQDLKDYMRQAGEVTYADTHKGRKNEGVIEFRLYSDMKRALEKLDGTEVNGRKIRLIEDRPGGRRRRSYSRSRSHSRSRSRSRRSRKSRSHSESSSHSRSHSRAASRSRSRSRSKKNKGKGKKEDEERSNGAQKSKDHSRSRSPKSKKSKKEGKKSKKEDSRSRSRSRSRSRSRSGIKDRTRKSVSKQPKSDDEAGEPERGSRSRSRSPVESRARSKSKSKSKSHSPSPAKARSMSRSASRSVSRSKSRSHSRSRSRSRS; encoded by the exons ATGTCGAGGGTGTACATCGGAAGGTTAAGCTACAGAGCTAGAGAAAAGGACGTGGAAAGATTCTTCAAAGGCTACGGGAAGATACTAGAAGTCGACCTGAAAAACGG GTATGGGTTTGTTGAATTTGATGACCCCCGGGATGCTGATGACGCTGTGTATGACCTGAATGGCAAAGAGTTGTGTGGGGAAAGGGTTATTGTTGAGCACACCAAGGGTCCCCGTCGTGATGGAGGCTATGGAGGCGGAAGGA GTGGATATGGGCGCTGGGGAAGAGACAGGTATGGGCCACCTATCAGGACAGATTATCGACTCATAGTTGAGAATCTTTCCAGCCGCTGCAGTTGGCAGGACCTGAAG GACTACATGAGGCAGGCAGGGGAGGTGACTTATGCAGACACCCACAAGGGCAGAAAGAATGAGGGGGTGATAGAATTCAGGCTGTACTCTGACATGAAGCGCGCTCTGGAGAAGCTTGATGGCACAGAAGTGAACGGCAGAAAGATCCGCCTCATTGAGGACCGCCCTGGAGGAAGGCGCCGCCGCTCTTATTCTCGTAGCCGCAGCCATTCCAG gTCCCGCTCCAGGAGCCGCAGATCTCGTAAGAGCCGCAGCCACAGTGAGAGCAGCAGTCACAGCCGCTCCCATTCCAG GGCAGCATCTCGCTCCCGAAGCCGCTCCCGTAGCAAGAAAAATAAGGGAAAGGGTAAGAAGGAGGACGAGGAGCGCAGCAATGGTGCTCAGAAGAGCAAAGACCACAGCAGGAGCCGCAGCCCCAAGAGCAAAAAGAGTAAGAAAGAAGGGAAGAAGAGCAAGAAGGAGGACTCCAGGTCCAGGTCTCGCTCTCGCTCCAGGTCTCGTTCCAGATCAGGGATTAAGGATCGCACTAGAAAATCTGTCTCAAAGCAGCCTAAAAGCGATGATGAGGCAGGTGAGCCTGAAAGGGGATCTCGCTCTCGTTCCCGTTCCCCTGTTGAATCCAGAGCCAGGTCTAAATCTAAGTCCAAATCAAAATCCCATTCCCCCTCGCCTGCCAAAGCCCGTTCCATGTCCCGCTCCGCCTCACGGTCAGTGTCCCGCTCCAAGTCCCGTTCTCATTCCCGTTCTCGCTCCCGTTCCCGCTCCTAG
- the xkr8.3 gene encoding XK-related protein 8.3 isoform X2, which translates to MVLSSLVVQMFSWFWLKYDRELPGFGAQSGAGTVLFGDKVNISCLLHLLQLGFLFRHISAIRQGFRVWWRKEGSEYAVYLIHDLSMLRLIETFCESAPQLTLMIYVMLSNNKAKTVQLVSIAASVTSIAWMVVDYHRSLRSFLPDKAKQGWGSALIYFLWNLLLIAPRVATLALFASVLPWFIALHFLVLWFVFVLWVWQQKTEFMDSTSGEWLYRATVGLIWYFSWFNVSDGRTRARSFIYHSFITLDGGILLVTWWLYRDPFQSESYALALIITLPLTYFLGLFFKAMYYCYFHPKLWRPPVRESRIAFDMPDTQVSFRDISTQDGVPSFQLLNKRMASHATNFYLDQRANRNNDGTNGEEVSHL; encoded by the exons ATGGTTCTGTCCTCGCTCGTGGTCCAGATGTTCAGTTGGTTCTGGCTCAAGTACGATCGTGAGCTGCCGGGGTTCGGCGCACAGAGCGGAGCGGGAACCGTGCTCTTCGGGGACAAAGTGAATATCTCCTGCCTGTTGCATCTGCTGCAGCTGGGATTCCTGTTCAG GCACATCTCCGCCATCCGCCAGGGCTTCAGGGTTTGGTGGCGCAAAGAAGGATCAGAGTATGCTGTTTATCTGATACACGATCTCAGCATGCTCAGGCTTATCGAGACTTTTTGTGAGAGTGCTCCTCAGCTCACCCTGATGATCTATGTCATGCTGAGCAACAACAAGGCCAAAACAGTTCAGC TTGTGAGCATCGCTGCATCGGTAACTTCCATAGCCTGGATGGTGGTGGACTACCACCGCTCCCTGCGCTCCTTCCTTCCAGACAAAGCCAAGCAGGGCTGGGGTTCCGCCTTGATCTACTTCCTTTGGAACCTGCTGCTAATTGCACCGCGTGTTGCAACACTCGCCCTATTTGCTTCTGTCCTGCCTTGGTTCATCGCCCTTCACTTTCTGGTGTTGTGGTTCGTCTTTGTGTTATGGGTCTGGCAGCAAAAAACAGAGTTCATGGACAGCACCAGTGGGGAGTGGCTCTACCGGGCTACTGTGGGGCTCATTTGGTATTTCAGCTGGTTTAATGTGTCAGATGGTCGGACTCGAGCGAGGAGTTTCATCTACCATTCCTTCATCACCTTAGATGGAGGAATCCTGCTGGTGACGTGGTGGTTGTACAGAGACCCTTTCCAGAGTGAGTCCTACGCCCTCGCTCTGATCATCACTCTTCCTCTCACCTACTTCCTGGGCCTTTTCTTCAAAGCCATGTACTACTGCTACTTCCATCCCAAACTGTGGAGACCCCCAGTGAGAGAGTCTAGAATAGCTTTTGATATGCCGGATACACAAGTGTCCTTTAGAGACATTTCCACACAGGACGGCGTCCCGTCTTTTCAGCTTCTCAATAAACGGATGGCCTCCCATGCTACTAATTTTTACTTAGACCAAAGAGCCAACAGAAACAATGACGGCACAAATGGAGAAGAGGTATCACATCTGTGA
- the apoea gene encoding apolipoprotein Ea isoform X1, with the protein MRVFAVILALAVISAGCHARSLPQDNWENAWEATVEKFNDYFTDLTSKADGVLDDIRSHQISRELDTLIQDSMSELAMYRDDMHTKLAPYTQEAADRMGADLQQLADKLRTHMAEAREQMEKYNQELQTMMEQNVDDVRTRVSAYTRKMKKRLNKDTQEIKRQVSEYFEELQSRTSGHVDNVKTRFDPYLAQVRDNAQAKVTTLNDLLRSQVENMKDTIQTTAEDIKERFEQTAEGLRSNLEEHAEELRIWFQPFISMFS; encoded by the exons ATGAGAGTGTTTGCAGTAATCCTTGCACTGGCAGTCATTTCAG CAGGCTGCCATGCAAGAAGCCTGCCTCAGGACAACTGGGAGAACGCCTGGGAGGCCACTGTGGAGAAGTTTAACGATTATTTCACAGACTTAACCTCGAAGGCAGATGGGGTTTTGGACGACATCAGGAGTCACCAGATCAGCAGAGAACTGGA CACCCTGATCCAGGACAGCATGTCAGAGCTGGCCATGTACAGGGACGACATGCACACCAAGCTGGCTCCCTACACGCAGGAGGCCGCGGACCGAATGGGCgcagacctgcagcagctggcAGACAAACTCCGCACTCACATGGCCGAGGCCCGGGAACAGATGGAGAAGTACAACCAGGAGCTGCAGACCATGATGGAGCAGAACGTCGACGACGTCCGGACCAGGGTCTCCGCCTACACCCGCAAGATGAAGAAACGCCTCAACAAGGACACTCAGGAGATCAAGAG ACAAGTCTCTGAGTACTTCGAGGAGCTTCAGTCCCGCACCTCAGGCCACGTGGACAACGTGAAGACACGTTTTGACCCTTATCTTGCTCAGGTACGAGACAATGCCCAGGCAAAGGTCACCACGCTGAATGATCTGCTGAGGTCACAGGTGGAGAACATGAAGGATACAATTCAGACAACAGCTGAGGACATCAAGGAACGATTTGAGCAAACTGCCGAAGGCCTACGATCCAACCTGGAGGAGCACGCGGAGGAGCTGCGCATCTGGTTTCAGCCTTTTATTTCCATGTTCAGTTAA
- the apoea gene encoding apolipoprotein Ea isoform X2, with the protein MRVFAVILALAVISGCHARSLPQDNWENAWEATVEKFNDYFTDLTSKADGVLDDIRSHQISRELDTLIQDSMSELAMYRDDMHTKLAPYTQEAADRMGADLQQLADKLRTHMAEAREQMEKYNQELQTMMEQNVDDVRTRVSAYTRKMKKRLNKDTQEIKRQVSEYFEELQSRTSGHVDNVKTRFDPYLAQVRDNAQAKVTTLNDLLRSQVENMKDTIQTTAEDIKERFEQTAEGLRSNLEEHAEELRIWFQPFISMFS; encoded by the exons ATGAGAGTGTTTGCAGTAATCCTTGCACTGGCAGTCATTTCAG GCTGCCATGCAAGAAGCCTGCCTCAGGACAACTGGGAGAACGCCTGGGAGGCCACTGTGGAGAAGTTTAACGATTATTTCACAGACTTAACCTCGAAGGCAGATGGGGTTTTGGACGACATCAGGAGTCACCAGATCAGCAGAGAACTGGA CACCCTGATCCAGGACAGCATGTCAGAGCTGGCCATGTACAGGGACGACATGCACACCAAGCTGGCTCCCTACACGCAGGAGGCCGCGGACCGAATGGGCgcagacctgcagcagctggcAGACAAACTCCGCACTCACATGGCCGAGGCCCGGGAACAGATGGAGAAGTACAACCAGGAGCTGCAGACCATGATGGAGCAGAACGTCGACGACGTCCGGACCAGGGTCTCCGCCTACACCCGCAAGATGAAGAAACGCCTCAACAAGGACACTCAGGAGATCAAGAG ACAAGTCTCTGAGTACTTCGAGGAGCTTCAGTCCCGCACCTCAGGCCACGTGGACAACGTGAAGACACGTTTTGACCCTTATCTTGCTCAGGTACGAGACAATGCCCAGGCAAAGGTCACCACGCTGAATGATCTGCTGAGGTCACAGGTGGAGAACATGAAGGATACAATTCAGACAACAGCTGAGGACATCAAGGAACGATTTGAGCAAACTGCCGAAGGCCTACGATCCAACCTGGAGGAGCACGCGGAGGAGCTGCGCATCTGGTTTCAGCCTTTTATTTCCATGTTCAGTTAA
- the xkr8.3 gene encoding XK-related protein 8.3 isoform X1 has translation MSSVMEDATDTLSKYSWIDLVFSVMGVCTFLIDWGSDVWVATEFYCRGDFFWFGVLVGLMVLSSLVVQMFSWFWLKYDRELPGFGAQSGAGTVLFGDKVNISCLLHLLQLGFLFRHISAIRQGFRVWWRKEGSEYAVYLIHDLSMLRLIETFCESAPQLTLMIYVMLSNNKAKTVQLVSIAASVTSIAWMVVDYHRSLRSFLPDKAKQGWGSALIYFLWNLLLIAPRVATLALFASVLPWFIALHFLVLWFVFVLWVWQQKTEFMDSTSGEWLYRATVGLIWYFSWFNVSDGRTRARSFIYHSFITLDGGILLVTWWLYRDPFQSESYALALIITLPLTYFLGLFFKAMYYCYFHPKLWRPPVRESRIAFDMPDTQVSFRDISTQDGVPSFQLLNKRMASHATNFYLDQRANRNNDGTNGEEVSHL, from the exons ATGAGCTCAGTCATGGAGGACGCTACAGATACGTTGTCTAAATACTCCTGGATCGACCTTGTCTTCTCAGTCATGGGAGTGTGTACTTTCCTCATAGACTGGGGCTCGGACGTGTGGGTAGCCACGGAGTTTTACTGCCGCGGGGACTTTTTCTGGTTTGGGGTGTTGGTCGGCCTCATGGTTCTGTCCTCGCTCGTGGTCCAGATGTTCAGTTGGTTCTGGCTCAAGTACGATCGTGAGCTGCCGGGGTTCGGCGCACAGAGCGGAGCGGGAACCGTGCTCTTCGGGGACAAAGTGAATATCTCCTGCCTGTTGCATCTGCTGCAGCTGGGATTCCTGTTCAG GCACATCTCCGCCATCCGCCAGGGCTTCAGGGTTTGGTGGCGCAAAGAAGGATCAGAGTATGCTGTTTATCTGATACACGATCTCAGCATGCTCAGGCTTATCGAGACTTTTTGTGAGAGTGCTCCTCAGCTCACCCTGATGATCTATGTCATGCTGAGCAACAACAAGGCCAAAACAGTTCAGC TTGTGAGCATCGCTGCATCGGTAACTTCCATAGCCTGGATGGTGGTGGACTACCACCGCTCCCTGCGCTCCTTCCTTCCAGACAAAGCCAAGCAGGGCTGGGGTTCCGCCTTGATCTACTTCCTTTGGAACCTGCTGCTAATTGCACCGCGTGTTGCAACACTCGCCCTATTTGCTTCTGTCCTGCCTTGGTTCATCGCCCTTCACTTTCTGGTGTTGTGGTTCGTCTTTGTGTTATGGGTCTGGCAGCAAAAAACAGAGTTCATGGACAGCACCAGTGGGGAGTGGCTCTACCGGGCTACTGTGGGGCTCATTTGGTATTTCAGCTGGTTTAATGTGTCAGATGGTCGGACTCGAGCGAGGAGTTTCATCTACCATTCCTTCATCACCTTAGATGGAGGAATCCTGCTGGTGACGTGGTGGTTGTACAGAGACCCTTTCCAGAGTGAGTCCTACGCCCTCGCTCTGATCATCACTCTTCCTCTCACCTACTTCCTGGGCCTTTTCTTCAAAGCCATGTACTACTGCTACTTCCATCCCAAACTGTGGAGACCCCCAGTGAGAGAGTCTAGAATAGCTTTTGATATGCCGGATACACAAGTGTCCTTTAGAGACATTTCCACACAGGACGGCGTCCCGTCTTTTCAGCTTCTCAATAAACGGATGGCCTCCCATGCTACTAATTTTTACTTAGACCAAAGAGCCAACAGAAACAATGACGGCACAAATGGAGAAGAGGTATCACATCTGTGA
- the msto1 gene encoding protein misato homolog 1, protein MSSICREVVTLQLGHYSNFVGTHWWNLQDASLSYDPETPPSEIHSDVLFREGETLGGHVTYTPRLIAMDLKGSLRSLRQEGRLYDPGKDMSTVTWEGNLMLHEESPPEKNSFLEDLDKLDKGEILAIADFSSSSQAQCPAGSVSVDTVNSRLAQVQKGYKLEGSVKVWSDFLRIHLHPHTVSVIHQYNHDGETHRLEAFGQGEALLRGPVLEDLEDKLHFFVEECDYLQGFQVLCDLADGFAGLGSKVTEMLQDSYGGRGILTWGLAPVSHPNSTPVKDLYHLLNCALGTVHLASHSSFFCPLTLRGGLGRRPSSPTSFPYLNYDPSLWYHSSSVLALALDALTVSYRLRNNSVPMWQVADTLAVAGRKVVAAYGAVPFPMMHGSSLPDALSACTDAAPWKPLSACPEPGDGQCYSQWATLKGFQGQRLISSQAPGTKPPTPLHSLTSGEDVLASYIRFFYPTAPLALQLVSTPSKLTPPFPQIFSKSLDAQGFLQSQPPPSGSPAPVVSSVPIMTSLQSGPALNTWLSELHRGASAFDIRRMAPSFLSQGPELGDYKEALEQLGLLAQCYRDDSGGVTHSSSEEDY, encoded by the exons ATGAGCAGCATTTGTAGAGAAGTCGTTACTCTTCAGCTCGGACACTATTCGAACTTTGTGGGGACTCACTGGTGGAATTTACAG GATGCCTCTTTATCATACGATCCTGAAACGCCACCGAGTGAGATCCATAGTGATGTCCTCTTTCGTGAAGGAGAGACTCTGGGTGGGCATGTCACATACACACCTCGCCTCATTGCCATGGACCTGAAAG GAAGTCTTCGGAGTCTGCGGCAGGAGGGACGTCTGTATGATCCTGGTAAAGACATGTCAACTGTCACATG GGAGGGAAACCTCATGTTGCATGAAGAGAGTCCACCTGAAAAGAATTCCTTTCTTGAAGATCTGGACAAGTTAGAT aaaggGGAGATACTCGCTATTGCTGATTTCTCGTCCAGCTCACAGGCTCAGTGCCCAG CAGGTTCAGTGAGTGTGGATACAGTCAACAGCCGGCTGGCTCAAGTCCAGAAAGGCTACAAGCTGGAGGGCAGCGTGAAAGTGTGGTCCGACTTCCTCAGGATCCACTTGCACCCTCACACCGTCTCGGTCATCCACCAGTACAACCATGATGG TGAGACCCACCGTCTGGAGGCTTTCGGGCAGGGAGAAGCTCTCCTGCGGGGGCCAGTGCTGGAGGATCTGGAGGACAAACTGCACTTCTTTGTGGAGGAGTGTGATTACCTTCAG GGTTTCCAGGTGTTGTGCGATCTGGCTGATGGCTTTGCAGGCCTGGGGTCAAAGGTTACAGAGATGCTACAGGACTCTTACGGAGGGAGAGGCATCCTGACCTGGGGGTTAGCACCTGTCAGCCACCCGAACTCA ACCCCAGTAAAAGACCTCTACCACCTTTTAAACTGTGCATTGGGTACAGTCCACCTGGCCAGCCACAGCTCTTTCTTCTGCCCGCTGACGCTACGTGGGGGACTTGGCAGACGACCCTCCTCTCCCACATCCTTCCCTTACCTCAATTATGAT CCCTCACTGTGGTACCACTCCAGCTCTGTCCTGGCTTTGGCCTTGGACGCCCTCACGGTTTCTTACAGGCTGAGGAACAACAGTGTCCCAATGTGGCAGGTGGCAGACACACTGGCTGTGGCAGGCAGAAAG GTGGTGGCTGCTTATGGTGCCGTCCCCTTTCCAATGATGCACGGCAGCTCGCTCCCTGATGCCCTGAGTGCCTGCACTGATGCTGCGCCATGGAAACCTCTCTCAGCTTGCCCCGAACCAGGCGATGGTCAATGCTACAGCCAGTGGGCAACACTCAAAGGCTTTCAAGGCCAGAGACTGATCAG CTCTCAGGCACCGGGGACTAAACCTCCCACCCCTCTGCACAGCCTCACCAGTGGAGAGGATGTGCTGGCATCCTACATCAGATTCTTTTATCCTACAGCTCCTCT CGCTCTGCAGCTGGTGTCCACTCCGAGTAAGCTGACGCCTCCTTTCCCTCAGATATTCAGCAAATCCCTCGATGCTCAGGGCTTCCTGCAGAGCCAACCCCCTCCATCCGGCT CTCCAGCCCCCGTGGTTTCCTCTGTACCCATCATGACTTCCCTCCAGTCTGGGCCTGCACTAAACACGTGGTTGTCAGAGCTGCATCGTGGTGCCAGCGCTTTTGACATTCGCCGTATGGCTCCCAGCTTCCTCTCCCAGGGGCCTGAATTGGGCGACTACAAAGAGGCCCTGGAGCAGCTTGGATTATTGGCCCAGTGTTATAGAGATGACAGTGGTGGGGTCACGCACTCGTCGTCTGAAGAGGATTACTAA